The Streptomyces laurentii genome contains a region encoding:
- a CDS encoding von willebrand factor type A (UniProt-pubmed:11572948; UniProt-pubmed:20624727; UniProt-pubmed:21463507; UniProt-pubmed:18375553; UniProt-pubmed:20581206; UniProt-pubmed:12000953; UniProt-pubmed:20064060; UniProt-pubmed:21551298;~Von Willebrand factor type A (vWA) domain was originally foundin the blood coagulation protein von Willebrand factor (vWF). Typically, the vWA domain is made up of approximately 200 amino acid residues folded into a classic a/b para-rossmann type of...; cd00198;~identified by MetaGeneAnnotator; putative;~metal ion-dependent adhesion site (MIDAS);~von Willebrand factor type A [Streptomyces fulvissimus DSM40593]), giving the protein MANFSKPTGPQFSVDVYQNEFLPEGGRDVNAIVTVTATGGGTSGGLPGAAAGSAAVVLMLDCSGSMEYPPTKMRGAREAAAAAIDTLRDGTAFALVAGTHVAREVYPGNGRLAVADGRTRAEARQALRALTAGGGTAIGTWLRLADRLLSAAEAPIRHGILLTDGRNEHEAPADLRAALEACTGRFTCDARGVGTDWEVDEVRGIARTLLGTADIVADPAGLTADFTAMMEHVMGKEVADVALRLWTPVGVEISLVKQVAPTVEDLAGRRTGAGPRAGDYPTGSWGDESRDYHVSVRVPEAAVGREMLAARVSLVVPDPAGGAPATLGQGLVRAVWTDDMVMSTAINAQVAHYTGQAELADVIQQGLDARKSGDHDGATAKLGRAVQLAAASGNADTAKLLSKVVDVVDAATGTVRLKAKVAEADEMTLETRSTKTVRVKK; this is encoded by the coding sequence ATGGCCAACTTCTCCAAGCCGACCGGACCGCAGTTCTCGGTGGACGTGTACCAGAACGAGTTCCTGCCGGAGGGCGGCCGGGACGTCAACGCGATCGTCACGGTCACCGCGACCGGCGGCGGTACGTCGGGCGGTCTGCCGGGCGCCGCCGCGGGCTCCGCCGCCGTCGTCCTCATGCTCGACTGCTCGGGTTCGATGGAGTACCCGCCGACCAAGATGCGCGGGGCGCGCGAGGCGGCGGCCGCCGCCATCGACACCCTGCGCGACGGCACCGCCTTCGCGCTGGTGGCCGGTACGCACGTGGCACGCGAGGTCTACCCGGGCAACGGGAGACTCGCCGTGGCCGACGGGCGCACCCGCGCCGAGGCCAGGCAGGCGCTGCGCGCGCTGACCGCGGGCGGCGGCACCGCCATCGGCACCTGGCTGCGCCTCGCCGACCGGCTGCTGTCCGCCGCCGAGGCGCCGATCCGGCACGGCATCCTGCTCACCGACGGCCGCAACGAGCACGAGGCGCCCGCCGACCTGCGCGCCGCCCTGGAGGCCTGTACGGGCCGGTTCACCTGCGACGCGCGCGGGGTGGGCACCGACTGGGAGGTCGACGAGGTCCGGGGCATCGCCCGGACACTGCTCGGCACCGCCGACATCGTCGCCGACCCGGCCGGGCTCACGGCCGACTTCACGGCCATGATGGAGCACGTCATGGGCAAGGAGGTGGCGGACGTCGCGCTCCGCCTGTGGACCCCGGTGGGGGTGGAGATCTCCCTGGTGAAGCAGGTGGCCCCGACGGTCGAGGACCTGGCCGGCCGGCGCACCGGGGCGGGCCCGCGGGCCGGCGACTACCCGACCGGTTCCTGGGGCGACGAGTCCCGCGACTACCACGTCTCGGTCCGCGTCCCCGAGGCCGCGGTCGGCCGGGAGATGCTGGCCGCCCGGGTCTCGCTGGTCGTCCCGGACCCGGCGGGCGGGGCGCCGGCGACGCTGGGGCAGGGGCTGGTCCGGGCGGTGTGGACGGACGACATGGTCATGTCCACCGCCATCAACGCGCAGGTGGCGCACTACACCGGCCAGGCGGAACTCGCCGATGTGATCCAGCAGGGACTGGACGCCCGCAAGTCCGGTGACCACGACGGGGCGACGGCCAAACTGGGCCGGGCCGTGCAGCTCGCCGCGGCCTCCGGCAACGCCGATACCGCGAAACTGCTTTCGAAGGTGGTGGACGTGGTCGACGCCGCGACGGGTACTGTGCGTTTGAAAGCGAAGGTCGCGGAAGCGGACGAGATGACTCTTGAGACGCGCTCCACCAAGACCGTTCGTGTGAAGAAGTAG
- a CDS encoding FHA domain-containing protein (FHA domain-containing protein [Streptomyces viridochromogenes DSM40736];~Forkhead associated domain (FHA); found in eukaryotic and prokaryotic proteins. Putative nuclear signalling domain. FHA domains may bind phosphothreonine, phosphoserine and sometimes phosphotyrosine. In eukaryotes, many FHA domain-containing proteins...; cd00060;~identified by MetaGeneAnnotator; putative;~phosphopeptide binding site;~truncated CDS), with amino-acid sequence MPGAPGGPGPYDPGATAQAELCPQCRTPREPMAPFCEECRWNFLTNTATSYTPISPNSPNSGPAPGGAGLPPGFQTPPGPPAPRPADPFEYQGSRPSQVNRPAEPLSTDPTHQQAPAQRPPMAGPPASPAPGPGPAPQPPQGFPPPQAPQAFPPAPPAPGPGMPPPPAPHGNDDWLLPPPSQPEPPAPAAAQPAPPAPPAPGPVAPPPLPGQGGPVPPPGPQSFGPGAPGPHGPGAPGPHGPGAPGPQSFGPGPGAPQGPGMPGMPAPQQGPPAPFQQQQPAPPAGWTAVIGPDRDYFMAMMQRSGPEATGLNMPAYSPEQRISLQGSQVSIGRRRHSTGESPDVDLSVPPEDPGVSHQHAVLVAQPDGSWAVVDQNSTNGTTINGSPDPIQPYVPVQLTDGDRVHVGAWTTITVRRG; translated from the coding sequence ATGCCCGGCGCGCCCGGCGGCCCCGGCCCGTACGATCCGGGCGCGACCGCCCAGGCCGAGCTGTGCCCGCAGTGCCGCACCCCGCGCGAGCCGATGGCTCCGTTCTGCGAGGAGTGCCGCTGGAACTTCCTCACGAACACGGCGACCTCGTACACCCCGATCTCTCCGAACTCCCCGAACTCCGGCCCGGCACCGGGGGGCGCCGGCCTGCCGCCGGGCTTCCAGACCCCGCCGGGACCCCCGGCCCCGCGGCCCGCGGACCCGTTCGAGTACCAGGGCTCGCGCCCCTCGCAGGTGAACCGTCCGGCGGAGCCGCTGAGCACCGACCCGACGCACCAGCAGGCACCGGCGCAGCGCCCGCCGATGGCCGGCCCGCCGGCGTCCCCGGCCCCCGGCCCGGGCCCGGCCCCCCAGCCGCCGCAGGGATTCCCGCCGCCGCAGGCACCGCAGGCGTTCCCGCCGGCCCCGCCCGCGCCGGGTCCCGGCATGCCCCCGCCGCCCGCGCCGCACGGCAACGACGACTGGCTGCTCCCTCCCCCGTCGCAGCCGGAGCCCCCGGCGCCCGCCGCGGCGCAGCCGGCCCCGCCCGCGCCGCCCGCGCCCGGCCCCGTGGCCCCGCCCCCGCTGCCCGGCCAGGGCGGCCCGGTGCCGCCGCCCGGTCCGCAGTCCTTCGGCCCCGGAGCCCCCGGCCCGCACGGTCCCGGCGCGCCCGGTCCGCATGGTCCTGGCGCCCCCGGCCCGCAGTCCTTCGGTCCCGGGCCCGGGGCTCCGCAGGGCCCCGGGATGCCGGGGATGCCCGCGCCGCAGCAGGGACCGCCCGCGCCGTTCCAGCAGCAGCAGCCCGCCCCGCCCGCCGGGTGGACCGCGGTGATCGGCCCGGACCGCGACTACTTCATGGCGATGATGCAGCGCAGCGGCCCGGAGGCGACGGGGCTCAACATGCCCGCGTACTCCCCCGAGCAGCGGATCAGCCTCCAGGGCAGCCAGGTCAGCATCGGCCGCCGCCGGCACTCCACCGGCGAGTCGCCCGACGTCGACCTGTCGGTCCCGCCGGAGGACCCGGGCGTCTCGCACCAGCACGCGGTGCTCGTGGCGCAGCCCGACGGCTCGTGGGCGGTGGTGGACCAGAACTCCACCAACGGCACCACGATCAACGGCTCGCCCGACCCGATCCAGCCCTATGTGCCGGTGCAGCTCACGGACGGCGACCGGGTGCACGTCGGCGCCTGGACGACGATCACGGTCCGCCGCGGCTGA
- a CDS encoding protein-L-isoaspartate O-methyltransferase (Protein-L-isoaspartate O-methyltransferase [Streptomyces venezuelae ATCC10712];~S-adenosylmethionine binding site [chemical binding];~S-adenosylmethionine-dependent methyltransferases (SAM or AdoMet-MTase), class I; AdoMet-MTases are enzymes that use S-adenosyl-L-methionine (SAM or AdoMet) as a substrate for methyltransfer, creating the product S-adenosyl-L-homocysteine (AdoHcy); cd02440;~identified by MetaGeneAnnotator; putative;~methyltransferase, ATP-grasp peptide maturase system; TIGR04188), which yields MGGAGGTGSSGATGSAPDPFAEAAAAERRAMVRRIEAVGALRDPAWRAAFAEVPRHLFVPAYYVPGPAGYERLWSGDPDPARRARWLRGAHQDTALATRVRDGELVSSASQPSLMARMLEALGPGDGHDVLEIGAGTGYNAALLGHRLGDGHVTTVDLDEEITESARAHLAAAGHRPAVLTGDGARGCRERAPYDRIVATCEMPAIPAGWLAQCRPGARILAPLSTGLILLTVRGPDHAEGRFLATSAYFVPLRGGGARPPGQRSAEPYPEVYDDEAGFLAGLAGQALEPREALTLWHHEGRPERERFGVTLRAGRQWAWLDDPEGPHAWPLPDYA from the coding sequence GTGGGAGGCGCCGGGGGTACGGGGAGTTCCGGGGCCACGGGGAGCGCGCCCGACCCGTTCGCCGAGGCGGCCGCGGCGGAGCGGCGCGCGATGGTGCGCCGGATCGAGGCCGTCGGCGCGCTGCGCGACCCGGCCTGGCGGGCCGCCTTCGCCGAGGTGCCGCGCCATCTCTTCGTCCCCGCGTATTACGTCCCCGGCCCGGCCGGCTACGAACGCCTCTGGTCCGGCGACCCCGACCCCGCCCGCCGCGCCCGCTGGCTGCGCGGCGCCCACCAGGACACCGCCCTCGCCACCCGGGTCCGCGACGGCGAACTCGTCTCCTCGGCCAGCCAGCCGTCCCTGATGGCCCGGATGCTCGAAGCGCTCGGCCCCGGCGACGGCCACGACGTCCTGGAGATCGGCGCGGGCACCGGCTACAACGCGGCGCTGCTCGGCCACCGGCTCGGCGACGGCCATGTCACCACCGTCGACCTGGACGAGGAGATCACCGAATCCGCCCGGGCCCATCTGGCCGCCGCCGGCCATCGGCCCGCCGTGCTCACCGGCGACGGCGCCCGCGGCTGCCGCGAGCGCGCCCCGTACGACCGGATCGTCGCGACCTGCGAGATGCCCGCGATCCCGGCCGGCTGGCTCGCCCAGTGCCGCCCCGGCGCGCGGATCCTCGCCCCGCTGTCCACCGGGCTGATCCTGCTCACCGTGCGCGGACCGGACCACGCGGAAGGACGGTTCCTGGCCACCTCCGCGTACTTCGTCCCGCTGCGCGGCGGCGGCGCGCGCCCGCCCGGACAGCGGTCCGCGGAGCCGTACCCCGAGGTGTACGACGACGAGGCCGGCTTCCTCGCCGGGCTCGCGGGACAGGCCCTGGAACCGCGCGAAGCGCTCACGCTCTGGCACCACGAGGGGCGGCCGGAGCGGGAGCGCTTCGGGGTGACCTTGCGCGCCGGCCGGCAGTGGGCCTGGCTGGACGACCCCGAGGGGCCGCACGCCTGGCCGCTGCCGGACTACGCGTGA
- a CDS encoding oxygen-binding heme protein (Truncated hemoglobins (trHbs) are a family of oxygen-binding heme proteins foundin cyanobacteria, eubacteria, unicellular eukaryotes, and plants. The truncated hemoglobins have a characteristic two-over-two alpha helical folding pattern that is distinct...; cd00454;~apolar tunnel;~dimerization interface [polypeptide binding];~heme binding site [chemical binding];~identified by MetaGeneAnnotator; putative;~oxygen-binding heme protein [Amycolatopsis mediterranei U32]): MNEIPRDTLQEQTFYERVGGEETFRRLVHRFYEGVAQDPLLRPMYPEEDLGPAEERFALFLMQYWGGPRTYSERRGHPRLRMRHIPFTVDRAAHDAWLGHMRVAVDEAGLAPEDERELWAYMTHAAAAMINSAG; this comes from the coding sequence GTGAACGAGATTCCGCGCGACACGCTTCAGGAGCAGACCTTCTACGAGCGGGTGGGTGGCGAGGAGACCTTCCGGCGCCTGGTCCACCGGTTCTACGAAGGAGTGGCCCAGGACCCGCTGCTGCGGCCGATGTACCCGGAGGAGGATCTGGGCCCGGCCGAGGAGCGGTTCGCGCTCTTCCTCATGCAGTACTGGGGAGGTCCGCGCACGTACAGCGAGCGCCGCGGCCATCCCCGGCTGCGGATGCGGCACATCCCGTTCACGGTGGACCGGGCCGCGCACGACGCCTGGCTGGGGCATATGCGGGTCGCGGTGGACGAGGCCGGGCTCGCGCCGGAGGACGAGCGGGAGCTGTGGGCGTACATGACGCACGCCGCCGCCGCGATGATCAACAGCGCCGGCTGA